A region from the Sebastes umbrosus isolate fSebUmb1 chromosome 18, fSebUmb1.pri, whole genome shotgun sequence genome encodes:
- the znf106b gene encoding zinc finger protein 106 isoform X2: MLAVAEMAKVQTPQDKLGKTPVKKKNNNAKLSQKAKKVYCDLCRKSYLKHEAQEHVHGMLHHRELETVLGKDSFHECQACKASSMGLDEYAQHISTAQHKVKLKILMNRKIKPLALCKTLSTDTMDRIRERNKTLKKEEKKAVRKRRKKLKQAAGQQRGDMRQGGSRNLPVVSTVVKQVNMRRTLQQETYQQGINNAVVQNKENKVFSLQRPLQSTLQNQSGRLACLPGDPAARYPSVRDQFTQSAQQLTYDVTVKIEGSQTVRRTYSTQGGAANKPKRTARPAVCQNDYYNKQYDGEFTSDHLPHNGAIIFDQGQNESAESSGQEGSAQPAPANGSAANAVPIRDVDVSAMLRQIRRALGVREPCRADREARKQSSEVGVRKADRTTARQAGAEKEKPASGSLRNYAKEAAAATSVQSSQVNSSAPASPSGVGPSGIAPPKPKQRTFKMTQVMTLQCEKSSMLASDSNGPSNSGERIPPRDIQSSLSRCSTAPSEPNVNAAPKVRIAHKSATVQGGKEAALKPTLNKLLSLSGAKSRTSWREIYEENKRKKQGRARGLPRFGIDLANRRSDKESSSAQAWTIDNSQTLSEGFHWESVPERPSGAHCTGLPPPPPPPQNTTHNDSRTETQSSSQTQEPSEPPSEPPGAAQEGCSSQPLDAVSVKVEPRLEDENGDSRGDSSTSKRKHNVYDGVSDQEPSGKKKKTKSNKDQGPMDQLLAVSLREDELSHSLQDLDKSLVQVRNALQAAYTEVQRLLLLRQQFTAEVNSLRAQRIEILQGMQGGYVGAERPSTSSAAAVQPRLSPLPSSIAFPSSCSSSSSQQSSPTIPASSISPLALPPTMQVKQEIFQPPTAGQAGQFVKTVSCNSDTLQQVPVNQPAPLFPSDLLPSLLLPSPHLAAPTAAVTAVKQLKTEHPTSPDTNDVPESSARQQTVTLAREEAQSVDSDSEEEEGGNLCIEEVKEKEPAAAEKPVAAAAVAPDDDDGGNESDASVKMMEPSNLVVIDIEESDNEEAPDVPVHQEPPQKSVSVKFNSSSTQMFQKNDAERVQPVVPVKDASVAPECVEVVELEDEEPSVGDFANHTGPVHGLHIHEGRLYTCSGDNTARAYSLTTRECQAVFEGHTNKVNCLRVSSLPNMPALLYTGSSDQTIRCYSIKTTKCLSQISVSDRVLCLHVAWNILYAGLANGSVASHDLKTLKNLDVFECHGPRGVSCLGTAQEGARRVLLVGSYDSSISVRDAKNGLLLRTLEGHTKTVLCMKVVNDLVFSGSSDTSVHAHNIHTGELVRIYKGHDHAVTSIVILGKVMVTACLDKLVRVYELQSHDRLQVYGGHSDMVMCMAVHKSVVYTGCYDGSVQAVKLNLMKNYRCWWQSCAMIFGMAEHLLQHLVRDHSNPNLQAVKCRWRSCSTFFGTQQSVQQTLPEHMQSHVENDSKVQP, encoded by the exons ATGCTGGCTGTGGCAG AAATGGCAAAGGTTCAAACCCCGCAGGATAAGTTGGGTAAGACCcctgtgaagaagaagaacaacaacgcAAAACTCTCCCAGAAGGCCAAAAAAGTCTACTGTGATTTGTGTCGCAAGTcttatttaaaacat GAAGCTCAAGAGCATGTGCATGGTATGCTGCACCACAGAGAGCTGGAGACGGTGCTGGGCAA GGATTCATTCCATGAATGTCAGGCGTGTAAGGCCTCCTCCATGGGATTAGATGAGTATGCTCAGCACATCTCCACCGCTCAACACAAAGTCAAGCTGAAGATCCTGATGAATAGAAAGATAAAGCCCCTCGCTCTGTGTAAAACTCTGAGCACAGACACCATGGATCggatcagagagagaaacaagacaCTGAAAAAAGAGGA GAAGAAAGCagtgagaaagagaagaaagaaactGAAGCAGGCAGCTGGTCAGCAGCGTGGAGATATGCGACAGGGAGGCAGCAGAAACCTCCCGGTGGTGTCCACGGTGGTGAAACAAGTGAACATGAGGAGGACACTGCAACAGGAGACCTACCAGCAAGGAATAAACAATGCTGTTGTTCAAAACAAAGAGAATAAAGTGTTCAGTCTGCAGAGGCCTCTTCAATCAACCCTGCAGAATCAAAGTGGAAGATTGGCGTGTTTGCCAGGAGATCCAGCCGCTCGTTACCCTTCTGTCCGAGACCAGTTCACACAGTCTGCTCAGCAGCTGACGTACGACGTTACTGTCAAAATTGAGGGCTCCCAAACAGTTAGAAGAACGTACAGCACCCAAGGAGGCGCCGCTAACAAGCCAAAACGAACCGCACGACCTGCCGTCTGCCAAAATGACTATTACAACAAGCAGTACGACGGAGAATTCACCAGTGATCACCTTCCTCACAACGGAGCCATCATCTTCGATCAAGGCCAGAATGAGAGTGCGGAATCTTCGGGACAAGAAGGTTCAGCTCAACCCGCTCCAGCGAACGGATCCGCCGCCAACGCAGTTCCCATACGGGACGTCGACGTCAGCGCGATGCTGCGGCAAATCAGAAGAGCGCTTGGCGTGAGGGAGCCGTGTAGAGCTGACCGTGAAGCCCGGAAGCAGAGCAGCGAGGTGGGCGTCCGTAAAGCCGATCGTACCACCGCGCGACAAGCTGGAGCTGAGAAAGAGAAGCCGGCAAGTGGCTCCTTAAGAAACTACGCCAAGGAGGCTGCTGCAGCTACATCTGTGCAATCCTCGCAGGTCAACAGCTCTGCTCCTGCATCCCCCTCTGGTGTCGGTCCCTCCGGTATAGCTCCTCCTAAACCGAAGCAGAGAACATTCAAAATGACACAAGTTATGACTCTGCAATGTGAGAAGAGCTCAATGTTGGCAAGTGACTCAAATGGACCATCAAACAGCGGGGAGAGAATACCTCCCCGCGACATCCAGTCCTCCCTCAGCAGATGTTCGACCGCACCCTCCGAGCCCAATGTGAACGCCGCCCCCAAGGTTCGAATCGCCCACAAATCAGCCACAGTTCAGGGGGGGAAAGAGGCTGCGCTTAAACCAACCCTGAATAAACTGCTCAGCTTATCAGGAGCCAAGAGTCGGACCAGCTGGAGGGAGATATATGAGGAGaacaagaggaagaagcaggGGAGGGCCAGAGGCTTGCCCAG GTTTGGGATTGACCTGGCGAACCGTCGGTCTGACAAAGAAAGCAGCTCAGCACAAGCTTGGACAATAGACAACAGCCAGACTCTGTCAGAAGGCTTCCACTGGGAGTCGGTCCCAGAACGTCCTTCAGGTGCACATTGCACCggacttcctcctcctcctcctccgcctcagAACACAACACATAATGACTCTCGCACAGAAACACAGTCAAGTTCTCAGACGCAGGAGCCTTCAGAGCCGCCTTCGGAGCCGCCCGGTGCAGCGCAGGAAGGCTGCAGCAGTCAGCCGCTCGACGCCGTCTCTGTGAAGGTGGAGCCACGCTTGGAGGATGAGAACGGGGATTCAAGAGGCGACAGCAGCACCAGCAAGAGGAAACACAACGTG TACGACGGCGTTTCTGATCAGGAGCCAAgtggaaaaaagaagaaaacaaagtcaaacaAAG ACCAGGGCCCGATGGACCAGCTGCTGGCCGTGTCTCTGAGGGAGGACGAGCTCAGCCACTCACTGCAGGATTTGGACAAGTCTCTGGTCCAGGTCCGCAACGCCCTGCAGGCTGCCTACACAGAAGTCCAAAGACTGCTGCTTCTGAGACAGCAG TTCACTGCTGAGGTCAACAGTCTGAGAGCGCAGCGCATTGAAATCCTGCAAGGGATGCAAG GAGGATACGTCGGAGCAGAGAGACCCTCCACCTCATCAGCTGCTGCAGTGCAGCCCAGACTCTCTCCCCTTCCTTCCTCTATTGccttcccctcctcctgctcctcctcctctagccAGCAATCATCTCCCACTATCCCAGCATCCTCCATCAGCCCCCTTGCCCTGCCACCAACCATGCAAGTAAAGCAAGAAATCTTCCAACCACCCACAGCTGGACAGGCCGGTCAGTTTGTCAAAACGGTCTCCTGTAACTCTGATACACTTCAGCAGGTTCCCGTGAACCAGCCTGCGCCCTTGTTTCCTTCTGATTTGCTCCCTTCACTGCTGCTTCCGTCACCACACTTAGCTGCTCCTACAGCTGCTGTTACCGCCgtcaaacaactcaaaacagaGCACCCTACTTCACCAGATACTAATGATGTCCCTGAATCGTCGGCCAGGCAGCAGACAGTGACGTTAGCGAGAGAAGAAGCACAGTCGGTTGACAGTGAttctgaggaagaggagggagggaatcTCTGCATAGAAGAAGTTAAAGAAAaagagccagcagcagcagagaagccagtcgctgctgctgctgtagctccAGACGACGACGACGGAGGGAACGAGAGCGACGCCTCCGTCAAAATGATGGAGCCCTCCAACCTGGTGGTCATCGACATCGAGGAATCGGACAATGAGGAAGCGCCAGATGTTCCAGTCCACCAAGAGCCTCCTCAGAAGTCCGTCAGCGTGAAGTTTAATTCTTCGAGCACGCAGATGTTTCAGAAGAATGATGCTGAGAG AGTTCAGCCTGTTGTGCCAGTGAAAGACGCCAGTGTTGCTCCAG aGTGTGTTGAAGTGGTCGAGCTCGAGGACGAGGAGCCGTCCGTTGGAGATTTCGCGAATCACACGGGCCCCGTCCACGGCCTCCATATTCACGAGGGCCGGTTGTACACGTGTTCAGGGGACAACACAGCGCGGGCCTACAGTCTGACG ACGAGGGAGTGCCAAGCGGTGTTTGAGGGTCACACAAACAAAGTCAACTGTCTGCGGGTGTCGTCCCTCCCCAACATGCCGGCGCTCCTCTACACCGGCTCCAGCGACCAGACCATCCGCTGTTACAGCATAAAG ACCACGAAGTGTCTGTCTCAGATCTCTGTGTCAGACAGAGTGTTGTGTTTGCACGTTGCCTGGAACATCTTGTACGCTGGACTCGCCAACGGATCAGTGGCGAGCCACGACTTAAAG ACTCTGAAGAACTTGGATGTGTTCGAGTGCCACGGCCCGCGAGGCGTGAGCTGTCTGGGTACGGCGCAGGAGGGCGCCCGCCGAGTGCTGCTGGTCGGCTCCTACGACAGCAGCATCAGCGTACGAGACGCCAAGAACGGCCTGCTGCTGCGCACACTGGAGGGTCACACCAAAACTGTACTCTGCATGAAG GTGGTGAACGACCTGGTGTTCAGCGGCTCCAGTGACACGTCTGTTCACGCCCACAACATCCAC ACGGGTGAGCTGGTTCGTATCTACAAGGGTCACGATCACGCCGTCACATCGATCGTCATCTTGGGGAAAGTGATGGTGACGGCCTGTCTGGATAAACTGGTCCGAGTTTATGAGCTACAG TCCCATGACCGCCTGCAGGTGTACGGGGGTCACAGTGACATGGTGATGTGCATGGCCGTACATAAGAGTGTG GTCTATACGGGCTGTTATGATGGCAGCGTTCAAGCTGTGAAGCTCAACTTGATGAAGAACTACCGCTGCTGG TGGCAGAGTTGCGCTATGATCTTCGGCATGGCGGAGCATCTTCTGCAGCACCTCGTCAGAGATCACAGCAACCCCAACCTGCAAGCGGTCAAATGTCgctggagaagctgcagcaCTTTCTTTGGCACACAGCAGTCAGTTCAGCAG ACGCTGCCTGAACACATGCAGAGCCACGTGGAGAACGACAGTAAAGTGCAGCCTTGA
- the znf106b gene encoding zinc finger protein 106 isoform X1 translates to MLAVAEMAKVQTPQDKLGKTPVKKKNNNAKLSQKAKKVYCDLCRKSYLKHEAQEHVHGMLHHRELETVLGKDSFHECQACKASSMGLDEYAQHISTAQHKVKLKILMNRKIKPLALCKTLSTDTMDRIRERNKTLKKEEKKAVRKRRKKLKQAAGQQRGDMRQGGSRNLPVVSTVVKQVNMRRTLQQETYQQGINNAVVQNKENKVFSLQRPLQSTLQNQSGRLACLPGDPAARYPSVRDQFTQSAQQLTYDVTVKIEGSQTVRRTYSTQGGAANKPKRTARPAVCQNDYYNKQYDGEFTSDHLPHNGAIIFDQGQNESAESSGQEGSAQPAPANGSAANAVPIRDVDVSAMLRQIRRALGVREPCRADREARKQSSEVGVRKADRTTARQAGAEKEKPASGSLRNYAKEAAAATSVQSSQVNSSAPASPSGVGPSGIAPPKPKQRTFKMTQVMTLQCEKSSMLASDSNGPSNSGERIPPRDIQSSLSRCSTAPSEPNVNAAPKVRIAHKSATVQGGKEAALKPTLNKLLSLSGAKSRTSWREIYEENKRKKQGRARGLPRFGIDLANRRSDKESSSAQAWTIDNSQTLSEGFHWESVPERPSGAHCTGLPPPPPPPQNTTHNDSRTETQSSSQTQEPSEPPSEPPGAAQEGCSSQPLDAVSVKVEPRLEDENGDSRGDSSTSKRKHNVYDGVSDQEPSGKKKKTKSNKDQGPMDQLLAVSLREDELSHSLQDLDKSLVQVRNALQAAYTEVQRLLLLRQQFTAEVNSLRAQRIEILQGMQGGYVGAERPSTSSAAAVQPRLSPLPSSIAFPSSCSSSSSQQSSPTIPASSISPLALPPTMQVKQEIFQPPTAGQAGQFVKTVSCNSDTLQQVPVNQPAPLFPSDLLPSLLLPSPHLAAPTAAVTAVKQLKTEHPTSPDTNDVPESSARQQTVTLAREEAQSVDSDSEEEEGGNLCIEEVKEKEPAAAEKPVAAAAVAPDDDDGGNESDASVKMMEPSNLVVIDIEESDNEEAPDVPVHQEPPQKSVSVKFNSSSTQMFQKNDAERRVQPVVPVKDASVAPECVEVVELEDEEPSVGDFANHTGPVHGLHIHEGRLYTCSGDNTARAYSLTTRECQAVFEGHTNKVNCLRVSSLPNMPALLYTGSSDQTIRCYSIKTTKCLSQISVSDRVLCLHVAWNILYAGLANGSVASHDLKTLKNLDVFECHGPRGVSCLGTAQEGARRVLLVGSYDSSISVRDAKNGLLLRTLEGHTKTVLCMKVVNDLVFSGSSDTSVHAHNIHTGELVRIYKGHDHAVTSIVILGKVMVTACLDKLVRVYELQSHDRLQVYGGHSDMVMCMAVHKSVVYTGCYDGSVQAVKLNLMKNYRCWWQSCAMIFGMAEHLLQHLVRDHSNPNLQAVKCRWRSCSTFFGTQQSVQQTLPEHMQSHVENDSKVQP, encoded by the exons ATGCTGGCTGTGGCAG AAATGGCAAAGGTTCAAACCCCGCAGGATAAGTTGGGTAAGACCcctgtgaagaagaagaacaacaacgcAAAACTCTCCCAGAAGGCCAAAAAAGTCTACTGTGATTTGTGTCGCAAGTcttatttaaaacat GAAGCTCAAGAGCATGTGCATGGTATGCTGCACCACAGAGAGCTGGAGACGGTGCTGGGCAA GGATTCATTCCATGAATGTCAGGCGTGTAAGGCCTCCTCCATGGGATTAGATGAGTATGCTCAGCACATCTCCACCGCTCAACACAAAGTCAAGCTGAAGATCCTGATGAATAGAAAGATAAAGCCCCTCGCTCTGTGTAAAACTCTGAGCACAGACACCATGGATCggatcagagagagaaacaagacaCTGAAAAAAGAGGA GAAGAAAGCagtgagaaagagaagaaagaaactGAAGCAGGCAGCTGGTCAGCAGCGTGGAGATATGCGACAGGGAGGCAGCAGAAACCTCCCGGTGGTGTCCACGGTGGTGAAACAAGTGAACATGAGGAGGACACTGCAACAGGAGACCTACCAGCAAGGAATAAACAATGCTGTTGTTCAAAACAAAGAGAATAAAGTGTTCAGTCTGCAGAGGCCTCTTCAATCAACCCTGCAGAATCAAAGTGGAAGATTGGCGTGTTTGCCAGGAGATCCAGCCGCTCGTTACCCTTCTGTCCGAGACCAGTTCACACAGTCTGCTCAGCAGCTGACGTACGACGTTACTGTCAAAATTGAGGGCTCCCAAACAGTTAGAAGAACGTACAGCACCCAAGGAGGCGCCGCTAACAAGCCAAAACGAACCGCACGACCTGCCGTCTGCCAAAATGACTATTACAACAAGCAGTACGACGGAGAATTCACCAGTGATCACCTTCCTCACAACGGAGCCATCATCTTCGATCAAGGCCAGAATGAGAGTGCGGAATCTTCGGGACAAGAAGGTTCAGCTCAACCCGCTCCAGCGAACGGATCCGCCGCCAACGCAGTTCCCATACGGGACGTCGACGTCAGCGCGATGCTGCGGCAAATCAGAAGAGCGCTTGGCGTGAGGGAGCCGTGTAGAGCTGACCGTGAAGCCCGGAAGCAGAGCAGCGAGGTGGGCGTCCGTAAAGCCGATCGTACCACCGCGCGACAAGCTGGAGCTGAGAAAGAGAAGCCGGCAAGTGGCTCCTTAAGAAACTACGCCAAGGAGGCTGCTGCAGCTACATCTGTGCAATCCTCGCAGGTCAACAGCTCTGCTCCTGCATCCCCCTCTGGTGTCGGTCCCTCCGGTATAGCTCCTCCTAAACCGAAGCAGAGAACATTCAAAATGACACAAGTTATGACTCTGCAATGTGAGAAGAGCTCAATGTTGGCAAGTGACTCAAATGGACCATCAAACAGCGGGGAGAGAATACCTCCCCGCGACATCCAGTCCTCCCTCAGCAGATGTTCGACCGCACCCTCCGAGCCCAATGTGAACGCCGCCCCCAAGGTTCGAATCGCCCACAAATCAGCCACAGTTCAGGGGGGGAAAGAGGCTGCGCTTAAACCAACCCTGAATAAACTGCTCAGCTTATCAGGAGCCAAGAGTCGGACCAGCTGGAGGGAGATATATGAGGAGaacaagaggaagaagcaggGGAGGGCCAGAGGCTTGCCCAG GTTTGGGATTGACCTGGCGAACCGTCGGTCTGACAAAGAAAGCAGCTCAGCACAAGCTTGGACAATAGACAACAGCCAGACTCTGTCAGAAGGCTTCCACTGGGAGTCGGTCCCAGAACGTCCTTCAGGTGCACATTGCACCggacttcctcctcctcctcctccgcctcagAACACAACACATAATGACTCTCGCACAGAAACACAGTCAAGTTCTCAGACGCAGGAGCCTTCAGAGCCGCCTTCGGAGCCGCCCGGTGCAGCGCAGGAAGGCTGCAGCAGTCAGCCGCTCGACGCCGTCTCTGTGAAGGTGGAGCCACGCTTGGAGGATGAGAACGGGGATTCAAGAGGCGACAGCAGCACCAGCAAGAGGAAACACAACGTG TACGACGGCGTTTCTGATCAGGAGCCAAgtggaaaaaagaagaaaacaaagtcaaacaAAG ACCAGGGCCCGATGGACCAGCTGCTGGCCGTGTCTCTGAGGGAGGACGAGCTCAGCCACTCACTGCAGGATTTGGACAAGTCTCTGGTCCAGGTCCGCAACGCCCTGCAGGCTGCCTACACAGAAGTCCAAAGACTGCTGCTTCTGAGACAGCAG TTCACTGCTGAGGTCAACAGTCTGAGAGCGCAGCGCATTGAAATCCTGCAAGGGATGCAAG GAGGATACGTCGGAGCAGAGAGACCCTCCACCTCATCAGCTGCTGCAGTGCAGCCCAGACTCTCTCCCCTTCCTTCCTCTATTGccttcccctcctcctgctcctcctcctctagccAGCAATCATCTCCCACTATCCCAGCATCCTCCATCAGCCCCCTTGCCCTGCCACCAACCATGCAAGTAAAGCAAGAAATCTTCCAACCACCCACAGCTGGACAGGCCGGTCAGTTTGTCAAAACGGTCTCCTGTAACTCTGATACACTTCAGCAGGTTCCCGTGAACCAGCCTGCGCCCTTGTTTCCTTCTGATTTGCTCCCTTCACTGCTGCTTCCGTCACCACACTTAGCTGCTCCTACAGCTGCTGTTACCGCCgtcaaacaactcaaaacagaGCACCCTACTTCACCAGATACTAATGATGTCCCTGAATCGTCGGCCAGGCAGCAGACAGTGACGTTAGCGAGAGAAGAAGCACAGTCGGTTGACAGTGAttctgaggaagaggagggagggaatcTCTGCATAGAAGAAGTTAAAGAAAaagagccagcagcagcagagaagccagtcgctgctgctgctgtagctccAGACGACGACGACGGAGGGAACGAGAGCGACGCCTCCGTCAAAATGATGGAGCCCTCCAACCTGGTGGTCATCGACATCGAGGAATCGGACAATGAGGAAGCGCCAGATGTTCCAGTCCACCAAGAGCCTCCTCAGAAGTCCGTCAGCGTGAAGTTTAATTCTTCGAGCACGCAGATGTTTCAGAAGAATGATGCTGAGAG AAGAGTTCAGCCTGTTGTGCCAGTGAAAGACGCCAGTGTTGCTCCAG aGTGTGTTGAAGTGGTCGAGCTCGAGGACGAGGAGCCGTCCGTTGGAGATTTCGCGAATCACACGGGCCCCGTCCACGGCCTCCATATTCACGAGGGCCGGTTGTACACGTGTTCAGGGGACAACACAGCGCGGGCCTACAGTCTGACG ACGAGGGAGTGCCAAGCGGTGTTTGAGGGTCACACAAACAAAGTCAACTGTCTGCGGGTGTCGTCCCTCCCCAACATGCCGGCGCTCCTCTACACCGGCTCCAGCGACCAGACCATCCGCTGTTACAGCATAAAG ACCACGAAGTGTCTGTCTCAGATCTCTGTGTCAGACAGAGTGTTGTGTTTGCACGTTGCCTGGAACATCTTGTACGCTGGACTCGCCAACGGATCAGTGGCGAGCCACGACTTAAAG ACTCTGAAGAACTTGGATGTGTTCGAGTGCCACGGCCCGCGAGGCGTGAGCTGTCTGGGTACGGCGCAGGAGGGCGCCCGCCGAGTGCTGCTGGTCGGCTCCTACGACAGCAGCATCAGCGTACGAGACGCCAAGAACGGCCTGCTGCTGCGCACACTGGAGGGTCACACCAAAACTGTACTCTGCATGAAG GTGGTGAACGACCTGGTGTTCAGCGGCTCCAGTGACACGTCTGTTCACGCCCACAACATCCAC ACGGGTGAGCTGGTTCGTATCTACAAGGGTCACGATCACGCCGTCACATCGATCGTCATCTTGGGGAAAGTGATGGTGACGGCCTGTCTGGATAAACTGGTCCGAGTTTATGAGCTACAG TCCCATGACCGCCTGCAGGTGTACGGGGGTCACAGTGACATGGTGATGTGCATGGCCGTACATAAGAGTGTG GTCTATACGGGCTGTTATGATGGCAGCGTTCAAGCTGTGAAGCTCAACTTGATGAAGAACTACCGCTGCTGG TGGCAGAGTTGCGCTATGATCTTCGGCATGGCGGAGCATCTTCTGCAGCACCTCGTCAGAGATCACAGCAACCCCAACCTGCAAGCGGTCAAATGTCgctggagaagctgcagcaCTTTCTTTGGCACACAGCAGTCAGTTCAGCAG ACGCTGCCTGAACACATGCAGAGCCACGTGGAGAACGACAGTAAAGTGCAGCCTTGA